Proteins co-encoded in one Aethina tumida isolate Nest 87 chromosome 7, icAetTumi1.1, whole genome shotgun sequence genomic window:
- the LOC109605228 gene encoding anaphase-promoting complex subunit 11, giving the protein MKVTIKNWKAVANWKWVANDDSCGICRMPFDGCCPDCKLPGDDCPLVWGECSHCFHMHCIVKWLQSQPVNQQCPMCRQEWKFNNK; this is encoded by the exons ATGAAAGTGACCATCAAAA ATTGGAAGGCGGTGGCGAATTGGAAATGGGTCGCTAACGACGACAGTTGTGGTATATGTCGCATGCCCTTCGACGGTTGTTGTCCCGATTGTAAATTGCCGGGGGACGATTGTCCCCTAGTTTGGGGCGAGTGTTCGCATTGTTTTCATATGCACTGTATCGTCAAGTGGTTGCAGTCCCAGCCAGTCAATCAGCAGTGTCCTATGTGCAGGCAGGAAtggaagtttaataataaataa